One Kitasatospora sp. NBC_01287 DNA window includes the following coding sequences:
- a CDS encoding YeiH family protein: MALTRVQHRPAAAWLDRRPLRPRPPAALPGLSMAATGVLLAIGVHRVVPAVPMLTASVLLGIGAAQLPATRRLAQGVAKPGLALAGKRLMRVGVVLLGLKLSVSDVAGLGWATVAMVLTVVAATFGGTYWLGRRMGLPGDQPLLVATGYSICGASAIGAVSQVAGSEEEDIAGSVALVTLCGTLAIAVLPLLHAPLGLDGAQFGRWVGASVHDVGQVVATAQTAGPVALREAVLVKLMRVALLAPLVAGVGIAARRSRGPRPVGAARVPLLPLFVAGFLAMIVLRSTGLLGAGELNAADQLQQLVLAAALFGLGAAVNLRTMVRTGGRLALLGLASWVVVAGVSYAGVLLTT, translated from the coding sequence ATGGCACTGACCCGCGTTCAGCACCGCCCGGCGGCCGCCTGGCTCGACCGGCGCCCGCTCCGCCCGCGCCCGCCCGCCGCCCTGCCGGGCCTGTCGATGGCGGCCACCGGCGTGCTGCTGGCGATCGGGGTGCACCGGGTGGTGCCCGCCGTGCCGATGCTGACCGCCTCGGTGCTGCTCGGCATCGGGGCCGCCCAACTCCCCGCCACCCGCCGACTGGCCCAGGGCGTGGCCAAGCCCGGACTGGCGCTGGCCGGCAAGCGCTTGATGCGGGTCGGCGTGGTGCTGCTCGGCCTCAAGCTCAGCGTCTCCGACGTGGCCGGGCTCGGCTGGGCCACCGTGGCGATGGTGCTCACCGTGGTCGCCGCCACCTTCGGCGGCACCTACTGGCTGGGCCGGCGGATGGGCCTGCCCGGTGACCAGCCGCTGCTGGTCGCCACCGGCTACTCGATCTGCGGCGCCTCGGCGATCGGCGCGGTCAGCCAGGTGGCCGGCAGTGAGGAGGAGGACATCGCCGGCTCGGTGGCGCTGGTCACCCTCTGCGGCACGCTGGCGATCGCCGTGCTGCCGTTGCTGCACGCCCCGCTCGGTCTGGACGGCGCGCAGTTCGGCCGCTGGGTCGGTGCCAGCGTCCACGACGTGGGTCAGGTGGTCGCCACCGCACAGACCGCCGGGCCGGTCGCGCTGCGTGAGGCGGTGCTGGTCAAGCTGATGCGGGTGGCGCTGCTGGCCCCGCTGGTCGCGGGGGTCGGGATCGCGGCCCGCCGCTCCCGGGGGCCGCGACCGGTCGGGGCCGCGCGGGTGCCGCTGCTGCCGCTCTTCGTGGCCGGGTTCCTGGCGATGATCGTGCTGCGCAGCACCGGCCTGCTCGGGGCCGGGGAGCTGAACGCCGCTGACCAGCTGCAGCAACTCGTGCTGGCGGCCGCGCTGTTCGGGCTCGGGGCGGCGGTGAACCTGCGCACCATGGTCCGCACCGGAGGCCGGCTGGCGCTGCTCGGGCTGGCTTCCTGGGTGGTGGTGGCGGGGGTGTCGTACGCGGGTGTGCTGCTGACCACCTGA